A region of the Sarcophilus harrisii chromosome 3, mSarHar1.11, whole genome shotgun sequence genome:
GCTCCTCAAGGAGGGGGCGCGGACCCACCCACAGAACCTCTTCTTGGTGGAGAGCCCACGACAAGACGAAAGCTCGGGGCGCAGAGTCCTTAGGAGAGGGCCACGAGAAAGTCCGGCCCACGGGCCCCGAGGCTCATCCCCTTGAGAGCCCCCGGGCCTCACCTGTTGCTGCAGCGCGTAGAGCGTGCGCCCGGTGCGCACGGCCCGCTCCTGCCTCCGCACGCGGCTTCGCTCGGCCTCCTCCGGATCCAGGCCTTGTTCCGGTCTGTCTGAAAGGAGAGGTTCCCGGCAGAATGAGAGGCGGCTGCCGAGGGCTCCAGAACCTCTGGCCAGACCCCAGATTGTGAGGCCGTCCCGCCGGGATTCCGTCCCAGGCTGGGAGGCGGCCACGGACCGGCTGCTCCCAGGCCTGCTCCTGCCACAAAGAGCCCCCACCTCTGCCTAGGAAGGAGTGTGGGGCTCTGGCTCGGCCAGAGGAGTGGGGCCTTTCTCCAGGTCATGGGCCTGGCCAACCTCTGGGAGGGGGATCCCATCCAGAAAAGCCGGGGGGAGGGGGCTCCTCCTTGGAGACAAAGGGAAAGGGTCTCTGGGGGCTCATCCATCATCAAGAACCCCTCGGAGGTCCCTGACCACTTTGGGATTGCTCACTTTGACTTCCCCCTTATCCAAAGGTGTGGGGATGACTTCCCAAGGGGGAGAAAAGCCGGGGGTGGGGGGAGCCCCTCCCTGCCCTGCCAGGGGAGCCCGGCTCCCTCACCGTTGGCGCCCAGGCTGTCAATCCTCTGCAGACAAGCGCTCAGCTCCCTCTGCAGCCGCCGGAGCTCCAGCAGGCTCTGCGATGGCGCCGCCTGCGGCTGCCCACGAGGCTGAGGGCCTGGGTCCTTTGTGGGGGGGGAGTGGGACAGAGGGCCCCGTGAGAGGTAGACTTTGGCCCTGGGGCCGGCTGTCTCCAGTTGGGAGGGGTGCTGCCCAGCCGGGAGGCCCCGAAACTGCTTGGTCAGCTCACTTCTGCTTGGGCTGGACTTGGGGAGCCTCCGGGGCTGGGGGACATGGGGGACACGGCCCAGAACCTCTTGCAGCTGTTTCTTCTTGACGTCTCTTTTTGCCAAGTGGATGGCCAGGTTAAGCTTCTCttcggacacaactgaaaaggGGACCCAAGGCTGGCGGCCGGGCCCCTCCGGGAGCCCTGGGGTGCTGGCTCTGCCGGGGGCCCTCAGCTTCTATGACGATGGGCCGGGGCCCCGAGTAGCGGATGGCCAGGTTGGCAGGGAGCGAAGGCACATCCTTGTTGAACTGcagctgggggaagggagagagaacaggGTCATGGGGTGGGGGGTGCATGGGTGTGACTGCACAGTGGGAACCTCACTCTCCGTGCACACATCTCTGCACCCGCGTGCTTGTGCCTGCCCTGGAAGGGCACAAGCACTGTGCATGAGGTCTGCCTGCGGGCTTGCATTTATCCTGGAAGGGCACATGTGCCCGTGGGTGCCCACGTGTCCCATATAAGTCTGTGCATGAGGTCCGCCTGCAGGCTTGTTTCTAAAGTAAGGGCGCCGTGGGTGCCCACATGTCCCATATAAGTCTGTGCATGAGGTCCGCCGGCAGGCTTGTTTCTAAAGTAAGGGCACACGTGCCCGTGGGTATTGTCCTGTGAAGTCTTGCAAGGGTTAAGGCTTGTTTCTAACATAAGGGCACACGTGCCTGTGGGTGCCCACGTGTCCCATATATGTCTGTGCATAAGGTCCGCCGGCAGGCTTGTTTCTAAAGTAAGGGCCTGCCGGGGCCCCATTCCCTATTCTGTGCATGGGGTCCACCTGCGGGCTTTTTCTAAAGTAAGACGGCGGTGGGTCCCCATAGCCCTGTTCAGTGCGTGTGGCTGCATCCACATACGTGTCGCCCCCCGTTCTCGTCTCTTGTGCACGGGCGTGCTGGAAGGTCCCATTTGTGTTCTTTATGGCTGGGGCATGATGCTTGTGAACAGCATACTTCCTCTTGACCGTGGGCCCGACACGGTTTCATTTCACGTCGCGGTGCCCTGTCACACCGAAACCTCGTGGGTTTCGGGTCCCCTTGCCGTGTGTGCCCAGTGCCCATGTGCCCGGGCCCCGCTGCCACCTTGCGTGCCCCGGGGCCGTCTGGCCGTTGGCCTTTGCATGCGTTCCGCCTGTGCGGGCCCGTGCCCACCCCCGGTTCCGTCTTGCGGGCCCCATGCCCATCTGTGGGCCCGTCCCATCTGTGGAGCCCCCCATGCCCACCTGTTTGCACCCGCCCCCGTGCCCGTCTGTGCGTGCCTCCATGCCCCTTGTTCCCCTGTTTGCCCACCTTGGCCCTCCATGCCCGCCTGTCGGCCCGTCCTGTCTATGGTGCCCCGTGCCCGTCTTGCGGCCCGGTGCCCACCTTGTGCCGCCTGCCGCCTGTGCGGGCCCACCTGCCGCCCTGTCGCCCCGTGCCGTTTGCCCCCTGCCCGCCCTCCATGCCCGCCTGTGCGCGCCTGCATGTCCACCTGTGTGTGCCCGCGGGCCTGTCTATGTATGCCCACCTACCCGCCTGTGCACCCCGCTGCCTGTCGGGCCCCGTGCCCGCCCGTGTCCTCCGCCCCGTGCCCGTCCTCGGCCCCGTGCCCCTGGGACCCCGTGCCTTCTATTGCCCCGTGCCCGTCCGTCGAGCCCCGTCCCGCCTGCGCACCTCAGCCCCCTGTGGCGCCCCTCCTGTCTATGTTGCCCCCCGTGCCCGTCTGTAGGCCCGTCCCACCTGAGCCCCCTGCCCGCctgtcccccccccccttgcGCGCCCCCGTGCCAGTGTGTGCGCCCGCCTGCCCGCACCTCCATGCCCGCCTGTGCGTGCCCCCTGTGCACCCCGTGCCCCGCGTTCCGCTGTGTGCAGCACAGTGACTGAAGTGCATtctgtggggggaggggatggtggGCAGGGCCCGCCTGATCTGGCTCCTCCCCCGGGGGGGTGTCCCCTCCCAGGGTCCCCTGAGGCGGGCCCACAGCCGGCGCTTCCTTAGGGGCTGGGATGGGAGGAGGCGTGGCCAAAACCTCCCCCGGGTTCCCGGGGCTCCGGGCCTCCCATTCCTCCGGGGCGGCACAAGGAGGCGGTACCGGGTGGGCGGTTGCGGGACCTGGGGCCCCGGGGGCAGCTGGACAAAGGCGCGGAGGCGGGAGGGCGGCTTCCTCCAGGCGGGTTTCCCGGTCCGTGCCTCCCGCCTCCGGCTTCCCCGCCCGGTCCTGGGGCCACACTTCCGGCCGCGCAGCTCGTTACCAGGACGACGGCGCAGGCGCCGCCGGAAAGCCGTGCCGAGAAGGCCGGAGACAGCGGACGGGAGCCGAGAAGGGCCAGACCTATGGCCGGAGGACTGTACCGACTGCGCATGAGCAGCGACTGCGCCAAAGATTTCCGGCTTCTCGGGCGGCGCTGGGCGGAGAGAGCGGCCCCGGAAGCGGCTGTTGCCCCGCCCTCCACGTGGATGCCCCGCCCTGGCCAGAGATCATCCAGGTGCGGCCAGGCGAGCCAGACTTGGAGCCCGGGATGGAGTCCGCCTCGCAGCCCGCTTTGCAGCCCGGCATGGAACCCGCCTCGGAGCCCGCCTCGAGCCGCTTCGAGGAGGTGCGCGTATCGGGATTCGGCGACTTCTGCGGGGCGGTGGAACAGCGCCGGGACAAGACCATCTTCGTCTACTTCACGGGCGACAAGGACGCCGAGGGCCGCAGCTGGTGCCCGGACTGCGAGGAGGGTGAGCCGGGGGGACTGAGGCACGGGGGGAGCGGGCGGGCGAGCCAGCGCTTCCGGGCGGGCCAGTGacctctccctccctccgtccccGCGCAGCCGAGCCTGTGGTCCTGGAGGGCCGCAAACACATCCCCGAGGACGCCGTGTTCATCTACTGCCAAGTTGGGGACCGGCCCTAGTAAGTGCTTTCCAGAGATCGGGAGGGCGGGGGCTTGGGAAAGGGGGACCAGGGCTTCCCCGGAGGGCGGGGGCGGGGTGCGCTGAAGAAGGGCAATCCCCGCCAGGGAAGGTGGAAGGAGCAGATGCTCCCCGGAGGCTGGGCACCGTATAGCCAGAAAGGTGCAGGGGGCCGATGCTCCCtaaaggggaagagggggagctGAGGGTGAAGATCGCCGGGGAAGTGCGGATTGGTCCAAAGCATGCTGGGGGAAGGGGCGCCGAGGAAGaggtattggggggggggggggggaatcaggGCCCTAGCGCCCACGGGCTGCGCTCTTTGTCCAATAGCTGGAAAGATCCCAACAATGACTTCAAGAAGAAGCTGAAATTAACCGCAGTGCCGACCCTACTCAAGTACGGGACGGTGAGTCAGGTGCCCCTCTGCTGCCCTCTCCCTCCCAGCTTCCTCTTCCCCCGGGCCTGGGTGGGGGACGGGCGGGGCTTTTGGAGAAGTGCCCTGGGGAGCCCGGTCTCTGATTGACCGGCTCCCGCCAGTTTTGGGAGGGGGAGGCTTGGCTGACTCCTCTTCTCTCTCAGCCCCAGAAGCTGGTGGAGTCGGAGTGTCTGAACGCCAGTCTGGTGGAGATGTTGTTCTCCGAAGATTAGAGAAGCCGGCGGCAGCCCGGATGTCTGGATTATAAAGGAACCTCATGATCGATTGTGTGATAGTCACAGTAgggaaaataatgggaaaataatgTTTAGAGAGCTAATGAATGTTCTGCAAATCACCCTTTATAAATGGTGGAAGGGCTTCCTTCTAACAGATGGTTCTCTTTATTCCTGCCACGGTGGGAACCAGAGACCCCCTTCTCGGCTCTCCATCTGCCCCGGGCTCCCCCCAGCCCGAGGAGAAGCCGGGCAAGAGACATCTTCCACTAGTGCTGCAGGGCTGGGGGTCCTTGGACCTCTCCCCTGGCGGGCCAAAGGCCCACCCAGATCGAACAGACTCCAGCACCCATTGAGCTTTTACCCATTGAGCTTTTCTGCCAAAGAACTTTactgaaaattataataaagaagCCGCCAGGTGGTTTGGACAAAGTCACTGAGTGGCCTGTGTGGGCCAGGAGCTCCCCTCACTTTCCCGCGGAGGAGGCGTTGCTGCTGTTCTGctgtggctgctgctgctgctgctctgcCAGGGCCTGCTGCAGCCGCATCCGCTTTCGGGAGTAGTGCTGCCAGTGCAGGATCTGCTGTTCGTCGATGAACTTAGCACACTGGGCATTCACCAGCTCCTTCCGGAAGTGCTCGTACTGCAGCAGTTCTAGCATGTGCAGGCACTGGGGGTACCTGGAGAGGGATGAAGGCCCAGCACTCAGGTCCCTTGGGGCCACAAGAGAGCGGAGCCCACTGCACCCCCCAGCTCCTTCCCTCACctctctgggggggggggaacaggaAAATGGGAAAGGGGGGCTTGTTTCTCTCCCCTAATTTTTACTTCCCCCTGGGAGACAGTTAAATGCTTGCTGGGTCCCCTTGACATGCCATTTCAGGACAGTGACAAGAAACCATTTTCCTCAATCTATCCAAAGCGGGTATGCTAGGGGGTGACAAGCCCGACATCAAGGGAATTCTGTTCTCCTGGGAGCAGGGGAGGAGAGGGATGGGAAGGCCCCTGGGAGGAGCTGGGAGCCGAGGTTTATTCCATGGGGCTGAGAAGGGAGAATGTTCCGAGTATGAGAAGCAGCTtggataagggaagagaaaggaaggaccGGCTAAGACCTGCTGGGGGCCAAGAGTTAAGTATCACAATTGGTGTTTCATGGCAGAAATGGGAGCTGGGGGAGAGGGGCTATTCTTATCCCCCTTGGACAGACAGCTGAAGAAACAGGACACTAGGTGAAGCATCTGGCTCGGGCCCCCAGCTAGGAAATGGCCATATTTGAACCCGGCCTTCCTGCCTCCAGCAGCTGCCTCCTGAGTTAGGGTGAGGTACGAGGGCCCTCGGTCAGCCTTCCAGCTGGGCTTCTAAGACACAATCTCAGCCTCTGGATTGGGGAGCAGACTTACTTCAGGTACTTGGCGTAGTCTGGCTCTTTCCAATAGAGCAGGTACTTCAGATAATTGACGAAGGCCTTGTCCTTGAAGTATCCTCTTTGGGCAAGGACTGGAAGGCAAGCAAAGGAGGTGTTCTCAGAGGCTCCCCCAGAGCTGGGAGAAACCCTCCGAGGGGCTGGGGGTTTGTCCAGCTGGGCCTCACCACTCAGTCTTTAAGGGTAAAAGGGACAtcaggaggggagggagagaggtgaGCACAACAGGTCAAAAAAGAGGCAAGCTGGACacaggaggggagggagagaggagtgaGCACGTCAAAGGGAGGCAAAGATGGACacaggaggggagggagagaggagtgaGCACGTCAAAGGGAGGCAAAGATGGACacaggaggggagggagagaagtgagCACAACAGGTCAGAGGGAGGCAAGCTGGACACAGGACGGGAGAGAGAAGTGAGCAAGAATAGGTCAAAGAGAGGCAAGCTGGACacaggaggggagggagggaagtgagCACAACAGGTCAGTGGGAGGCACACAGGGCTCATGGACTGCGGCAGCCGGTCGGATAGCTCCGAAGTTGGGCTCAGAGGAAGGACGTGCTGGATGTCCGGCACTTGGGTGAAGATACAAAGGGGCATTTCCGCAGAGCTGGCATCCTAGCTAAGTGAGGCGGCCCCGAGAACACCAGCCGCTCCACCATGGTTGCAAAGTCTCTAAAGcagactcagtttcccccttgTTCTTGACTCGGCAAAGACCAGCCCCAGTCTAAGAGCCTGCCCGGCGCCTCTCGCCCACAGCCCCGCCCCGCAGCGCGTGGGGTCCTGGGAGACTCACAGTTCAGGTAGTTGGGGTTAGCCAGGCACTGCACGAACTCGAGCTCCAGCTGGAAGCGCAGCCGGTTCCCGGCGTCGTCTGCGGAAGACGGACGAGTTCAGCTCGGCGCGGAGCCGCGCGACCGCCCAGCCCAGCCTCGGTCTCCCTGCCGCAAAATGGGCCACCGGGAACTCCCGTCCTCCCTCACTCCCCCTCAGCCTCGAACCGGCCAGGAGCGTGCACTCACCCGAGGTATCCATGACGACGGCGGCGGTCTGGAGCGAGCCCCTGCTCCGCCCAGCTCCCGCCGCAGCGCCGGAACTCCGCGGGCCCTAAGACCCTGCCGCCGGGTTCCGCCCCACGCGCCTACGTGCCGCGGCGCCttatgggagagggagaggagcgGCAGGAAAGGGCCAGCTGACGGTATTTCAAGGAAAGGAGCACAGCGACCCCTGGCGGGGTGAAGGATATTTGCCGAGGCGTGAAGCGAGGACCGCCCCACCGACGGGAAAACTGCaggccccctcccccttcccccccacccccagcccgaCATCGAGCGGTGGGTGGGTGCCTTCTAAACACTCTCCGCTTAGCACCCGGAGGCACTAAAACTGAAATAGACAAAATTAGCTGGAGAGACACTGAAACTGACATGGTCTGGATCTGGAGACTTCCTTTCCACCTTAAAGTAGATACAAAGTAACTAAAGCAAACTCGGGTGTGGAACTAGATACTGACATTAGGCCTACAGAAGTAGCTGCTGGATGGATACAAAGTAATTACaacaatggggggggggaagctgcGGTGTGAAGCGACCTCGAAACTAACTAGGTCTATTAGTAGATGTGTGGGGAGGTTGGATATAAAGTAACTACAACACGTCTCTGTTAGAGGGGGGGCACCAAACTAATCCTTGAGGGCTACACTGTCACTTTACTAGCAGTAACTCCTGGGAAAAGCCCTGAAGGATTAGTTCCTGATCCTGGTCCCAACCTGCAGCCCCCATCCTGCTCCCTCTTCCACTTGGACTCTGTgttgctgttttttgtttgtttcttcgaCCTCCGACTGTTTATTGGCCGTCTCCAACAGATTGTCTTGTAGATTTCAACTCTTCCTGTCCCAAGCTGGACTCACTACAAGGCCTCCCCTCTGCCTTCATGTTACTGTTGATTGGTTGGTGTCCTTCAGGAAGAGGACCAAAATCACATACCATGTTAGAGTCACGTTAGTATGTCAGGCTGGGGCTGCCCCGACCATCCCATCTGGGAATGCTCTGCCCCTGGTCAGAGGCAGATTGTCCCTGTGAACATTTGAGACAAACTTTCTAGCTTTTCTCATCCCGGGGTTTCTTCGGAgccaattcaattctgctttactccTAGAGCACGAGGGTtgtcctgtgccagtgtttcccaCGTCATTAGATCAAATCTTAAGCTCTTAAAGAGATACCTTGGCAGTATCCTTGTATGACTTTTCCTGGTCACTTTGTGACTACTTatcctgtgtgagttctccataaaacagttttgggttttttggggtttttttgtttttttttttagcaaacatacatttggcatttgaaccaTGTGACCAGAGCAGCGGAGTTGCTCTCTGggagtttagtttgagaaaggacttcCTTTTCCCTGGTATCTTACCCTGTCTGCTGATCTTCAGAATCtccccaagacaattcaaatggaagccatTCAGCTTCCTGCCGTCGTGCTGCCGCTGTCCAGATTTCATGGGCACACAGAAACTTCAGCACAGGGCTCTGTAGACCTTCGTTTTGGTAGTCGGGCTAATACCTCATCTCTCCCACTCTGTCAGAGCCTCTCAAGCACCGAGTTAGCTCTGACAACGCACTGGCAACGTGCAGTCTCTGAGAAGTGCACTCCCAAGGTAACGAATGAATCCACAGGGCTCAAAACTCCATTCTCCAGAGCCGAGAGTGGCAGCATGTTTGGCATGGTCCTGGGCGAAGGAGCGCCTGCTTTCTTGGTGTGGGCCCAAACGAGCACAGAGCAGCAGAGAAGCGCTCCGTACCCTGTTGTATCACAGTACAATCTGCAAACAAAACCCACCCAGGCTCTCTCCGCTTGTGTTTTGGTCTGTAGCCTCTAGAAGCTGAAGAACTTAGCGTCAGTGTGGTAGGTGCCATGATTTTCCTCATTAAAAGTGCTCGACACTAGTATTCCTCCCACTCCCCCAGACTTGCAACAACTCCTCCTTCTCACCCTTCAAGGAGAGGAGCACAGCAACCCCCTAGCCAGAGGGTTGCCAATGCCTGTCACGTCCACCTCTGCAGGTATCTCTCACAACTGCCCTCTCACACCCTGGTGCAAGCCCTTACCACCTCACACACAGGACCGAAGTAGCCTGCTGGTGGCTCTGCTCAAACTagtccctcccctctccctgatTGTGAAACAGAGAAATGGGactgttcaaatctggcctcagatactgcctagctgtgtgacctgggcaagtcgcttcacCCTGTtggcctcggttttctcatctgtaaaatgaactggagaagaaaatggcaaaggacTCCCacatatctgccaagaaaaccccatggggccacaaagagtggAGCACATCTCAGCAACATCAGCAATGACCCCCACAAAGTACCTTCTCTCGAGGTTGGTCAAAGCtagaagaggcagagagactgatACTTAGTTGTCCAAGCTGGGCCCTAACAGAGAGTGCTAAGGTGGATGGGAAAGAGGCCAGGCTCACTGGATGGAAAGCCAAGTggaagaagcctggaaaggtggGAGGGAACAGGTTCTGAAAGGGGGTTGAATGCTtgcagagcattttgtatttatccTGAAGGTAATGAGGAGCCATGGGAGTTTGTTGAGCAGGGGGAGACATTGTCATATTGAGTGTCCTCAAGGTGAGGAATGAAGAATGGATTGaaatagggagagacttgaggcaagccGACTTCCCCCCTCCCTTGCCTCGAGCatctattgtaatagtccaagtGTGAGATGATGAGGTGATTAAATCcatgatgagatcactaagtgaagCAGAATAAAGCAAGAAAAGGATCCTGGACAAAACTGGGAGGATACTCATGGTTAAAAGGTGGGATGTGGAGTATGAGCCGAGaaaggagacaaagagaagaggtCAGAAAGGGAGGAGAAGCAAGGGAGCTCACAAAAATGAGCACTTTCAAGGGAATAAGGTCGGAAGCCAGATTCTAAAGCATTAAGAATAGCCCCGGACTTTTACATCTGCCCAACAGAGCACTGAGGGTGCTCCCGGTAACAAAAGACTCCCCAGCATGTCATGGGAGCAGCTGTCAGCACAGGAGCAAGAGGAAGAGCCCTGCCAGGGGAGCAGAAAAAGCCAAAGGGTGGACAAGTCTCTCCTCGTTCCAGGCAGGCCTATGATGTGCTGCCATAGTGATTTCCTTAAACACAGATCCAGCCTGTAACTTCTGTACTCAACCAATCCTAGCAGCTCCATGTCGCTTCTAGGATCGAATATAAAATCCCTGTTAACAAAGGTGGACTGAAGATTGGGGGAGCAAActgttcaaattttaaaatagtgagCATTTACACCCTGGAAGACAATAAACTTTCCAAATCAGAGTTGGAAGTATTgtttgctgattgtctagacataggaaagtgatgggaaaaaatgctaattatacaaattaaattgCTGTGTGCATCATTTTCCCCCTAAAGTACTGGTTGTTTATCTGCACACCACCACTTATTTAGCCTTCTTCATAGCCCAACCTGTCTTTTCCAAACTCGCCGGTCATTTCTCACTCTCCCTTCAGTACTCAGCCATCCAGCCCAACTGgcctctgtctctcacacacaatattccttccctccttccttcctcccccctttcttccttccctcctttcttccctccctcctttcccgcctctttcttctctccctccctccctccttcctgccttccttccttcttttcttccctccctccctctttcctccctccctccctcccttcctcttccctcccttccttcttcctttctccattctctAACTTAATCTGATTATCCATGTACTTCACAAATACTTCTGGGGGCCTGCTGTGTAGCCACAGCTTGTGTGAGGCTCTGGgggtgatagaaaaaaaaaggaagatggcaAGCCCTCATGGAGATTATCCTCCAGGGGAGGAGAGAAAACCTGAGGTGTTCTTTCCAAAGTCCGGGCAAGAAAGACATCCTCTCTGGCTGGGAGAAATCCCACCTGTCTTGTGATGGGACACCTTTGGGCTGCCTTGGAATGGTAGCTTCTCCCTCATTGTGTGAGCAAAGGTGAGCAATGGGCCTAAGGAAGGGCAGTGAAGtgtaaaaatgaacaagtttCATGGGACATCCCCCCTCCTCCCAAGGTTCCAAAGGAAGCTCTGTCCCTTGCTGGCGCTGTCACCCG
Encoded here:
- the MED31 gene encoding mediator of RNA polymerase II transcription subunit 31, which codes for MDTSDDAGNRLRFQLELEFVQCLANPNYLNFLAQRGYFKDKAFVNYLKYLLYWKEPDYAKYLKYPQCLHMLELLQYEHFRKELVNAQCAKFIDEQQILHWQHYSRKRMRLQQALAEQQQQQPQQNSSNASSAGK
- the TXNDC17 gene encoding thioredoxin domain-containing protein 17, producing the protein MESASQPALQPGMEPASEPASSRFEEVRVSGFGDFCGAVEQRRDKTIFVYFTGDKDAEGRSWCPDCEEAEPVVLEGRKHIPEDAVFIYCQVGDRPYWKDPNNDFKKKLKLTAVPTLLKYGTPQKLVESECLNASLVEMLFSED